One segment of Drosophila ananassae strain 14024-0371.13 chromosome 3R, ASM1763931v2, whole genome shotgun sequence DNA contains the following:
- the LOC6497107 gene encoding probable serine/threonine-protein kinase DDB_G0278901 isoform X2, which yields MKNAQLKLTEVDDDELWLAVRLPSSNSTSNTNTKSRSSSSSSNDNNGNQNNQQKQPTQLQPRSLSTKHHSNIAQNQKTKHYVATGSNQVSRNEQHPRLESNMLSPETDRAATTQQPTNIRLGARKRQRLRRRRKRKPAVTAATSSEASATSVAASTTSNSSSNLCPTATYMQCRTSDNKVSNPRSKQDLSSATLSCLWLLQFQVQHRVAFLIRGIVISTTAFISYLGSTASHLQRNRRSNICSTHNSHHSNSNSSSNSNSSSTQIINGLNKHSWIFLLIYLNLSAKVCLAGYHEKRLLHDLLDPYNTLERPVLNESDPLQLSFGLTLMQIIDVDEKNQLLVTNVWLKLEWNDMNLRWNTSDYGGVKDLRIPPHRIWKPDVLMYNSADEGFDGTYQTNVVVRNNGSCLYVPPGIFKSTCKIDITWFPFDDQRCEMKFGSWTYDGFQV from the exons ATGAAAAATGCACAACTGAAACTGACTGAAGTTGACGATGACGAGCTGTGGCTGGCAGTTAGATTACcaagcagcaacagcaccagcaacaccaacaccaaaagcagaagcagcagcagcagcagcaatgaTAACAACGGCAACCAGAATAACCAACAGAAGCAGCCAACACAACTGCAACCAAGGAGCTTAAGTACAAAACACCACAGCAACATTGCCCAAAATCAGAAGACAAAGCACTATGTAGCCACAGGCTCCAACCAAGTCAGCAGAAATGAGCAGCATCCACGGCTAGAAAGCAACATGTTGTCGCCAGAGACGGACAGGGCTGCAACAACCCAACAACCAACAAACATAAGACTGGGCGCACGCAAGCGACAAAGATTGCGTCGGCGACGAAAAAGAAAACCAGCAGttacagcagcaacatcaagtGAGGCCAGTGCAAcatcagtagcagcatcaacCACTAGCAATAGCAGCAGCAATCTGTGCCCGACAGCCACCTACATGCAATGTCGCACCAGCGACAACAAAGTCAGCAATCCGAGATCAAAACAGGACTTGTCCTCGGCCACTCTCTCGTGTCTGTGGCTGCTGCAGTTTCAAGTGCAGCATCGAGTGGCATTCCTGATTAGAGGGATCGTGATCAGCACCACCGCCTTCATTTCCTATCTAGGCAGCACGGCATCTCATCTGCAGAGGAATCGCAGGAGCAACATTTGCAGCACCCACAATAGTCatcacagcaacagcaacagcagcagcaacagcaacagcagtagcACGCAAATAATTAACGGACTTAATAAACACTCATGGATATTTTTATTGATATATTTGAATTTATCTGCTAAAG TTTGCCTAGCAGGATATCATGAAAAGAGACTGTTACATGATCTTTTGGATCCTTATAATACACTAGAACGTCCTGTTCTTAATGAATCGGACCCGTTACAATTAAGCTTTGGTTTAACTTTAATGCAAATTATCGATGTG GACGAGAAAAATCAATTGCTGGTCACGAATGTGTGGCTGAAACTGGAGTGGAACGACATGAATCTGCGCTGGAACACCTCGGACTATGGCGGCGTTAAGGATCTGCGCATCCCGCCGCACCGCATCTGGAAGCCGGACGTGCTGATGTACAACAGTGCGGATGAGGGATTCGACGGGACATACCAGACCAACGTGGTTGTGCGGAACAACGGGTCCTGCCTGTACGTGCCGCCCGGTatcttcaaatcgacctgcaAGATCGACATCACGTGGTTCCCCTTCGACGACCAGCGGTGCGAGATGAAGTTCGGCAGCTGGACCTACGACGGATTCCAGGTTTGA
- the LOC6497107 gene encoding neuronal acetylcholine receptor subunit alpha-7 isoform X1: MKNAQLKLTEVDDDELWLAVRLPSSNSTSNTNTKSRSSSSSSNDNNGNQNNQQKQPTQLQPRSLSTKHHSNIAQNQKTKHYVATGSNQVSRNEQHPRLESNMLSPETDRAATTQQPTNIRLGARKRQRLRRRRKRKPAVTAATSSEASATSVAASTTSNSSSNLCPTATYMQCRTSDNKVSNPRSKQDLSSATLSCLWLLQFQVQHRVAFLIRGIVISTTAFISYLGSTASHLQRNRRSNICSTHNSHHSNSNSSSNSNSSSTQIINGLNKHSWIFLLIYLNLSAKVCLAGYHEKRLLHDLLDPYNTLERPVLNESDPLQLSFGLTLMQIIDVDEKNQLLVTNVWLKLEWNDMNLRWNTSDYGGVKDLRIPPHRIWKPDVLMYNSADEGFDGTYQTNVVVRNNGSCLYVPPGIFKSTCKIDITWFPFDDQRCEMKFGSWTYDGFQLDLQLQDETGGDISSYVLNGEWELLGVPGKRNEIYYNCCPEPYIDITFAIIIRRRTLYYFFNLIIPCVLIASMALLGFTLPPDSGEKLSLGVTILLSLTVFLNMVAETMPATSDAVPLLGTYFNCIMFMVASSVVSTILILNYHHRNADTHEMSEWIRIVFLCWLPWILRMSRPGRPLILEFPTTPCSDTSSERKHQILSDVELKERSSKSLLANVLDIDDDFRHNCRPMTPGGTLPHNPAFYRTVYGQGDDGSIGPIGSTRMPDAVTHHTCIKSSTEYELGLILKEIRFITDQLRKDDECNDIANDWKFAAMVVDRLCLIIFTMFTILATIAVLLSAPHIIVS, from the exons ATGAAAAATGCACAACTGAAACTGACTGAAGTTGACGATGACGAGCTGTGGCTGGCAGTTAGATTACcaagcagcaacagcaccagcaacaccaacaccaaaagcagaagcagcagcagcagcagcaatgaTAACAACGGCAACCAGAATAACCAACAGAAGCAGCCAACACAACTGCAACCAAGGAGCTTAAGTACAAAACACCACAGCAACATTGCCCAAAATCAGAAGACAAAGCACTATGTAGCCACAGGCTCCAACCAAGTCAGCAGAAATGAGCAGCATCCACGGCTAGAAAGCAACATGTTGTCGCCAGAGACGGACAGGGCTGCAACAACCCAACAACCAACAAACATAAGACTGGGCGCACGCAAGCGACAAAGATTGCGTCGGCGACGAAAAAGAAAACCAGCAGttacagcagcaacatcaagtGAGGCCAGTGCAAcatcagtagcagcatcaacCACTAGCAATAGCAGCAGCAATCTGTGCCCGACAGCCACCTACATGCAATGTCGCACCAGCGACAACAAAGTCAGCAATCCGAGATCAAAACAGGACTTGTCCTCGGCCACTCTCTCGTGTCTGTGGCTGCTGCAGTTTCAAGTGCAGCATCGAGTGGCATTCCTGATTAGAGGGATCGTGATCAGCACCACCGCCTTCATTTCCTATCTAGGCAGCACGGCATCTCATCTGCAGAGGAATCGCAGGAGCAACATTTGCAGCACCCACAATAGTCatcacagcaacagcaacagcagcagcaacagcaacagcagtagcACGCAAATAATTAACGGACTTAATAAACACTCATGGATATTTTTATTGATATATTTGAATTTATCTGCTAAAG TTTGCCTAGCAGGATATCATGAAAAGAGACTGTTACATGATCTTTTGGATCCTTATAATACACTAGAACGTCCTGTTCTTAATGAATCGGACCCGTTACAATTAAGCTTTGGTTTAACTTTAATGCAAATTATCGATGTG GACGAGAAAAATCAATTGCTGGTCACGAATGTGTGGCTGAAACTGGAGTGGAACGACATGAATCTGCGCTGGAACACCTCGGACTATGGCGGCGTTAAGGATCTGCGCATCCCGCCGCACCGCATCTGGAAGCCGGACGTGCTGATGTACAACAGTGCGGATGAGGGATTCGACGGGACATACCAGACCAACGTGGTTGTGCGGAACAACGGGTCCTGCCTGTACGTGCCGCCCGGTatcttcaaatcgacctgcaAGATCGACATCACGTGGTTCCCCTTCGACGACCAGCGGTGCGAGATGAAGTTCGGCAGCTGGACCTACGACGGATTCCAG CTGGATTTACAATTACAAGATGAAACTGGCGGTGATATCAGCAGTTACGTGCTCAACGGCGAGTGGGAACTACTGG GTGTGCCTGGCAAACGTAACGAAATCTATTACAACTGCTGCCCGGAACCCTATATAGATATCACTTTTGCCATCATCATTCGCCGACGGACGCTGTACTATTTCTTCAACCTGATCATACCTTGTGTGCTGATTGCCTCGATGGCCCTGCTGGGATTCACCCTGCCACCGGATTCGGGTGAAAAATTATCGCTGG GTGTTACCATCTTGCTCTCCTTGACCGTGTTTCTAAATATGGTTGCCGAGACAATGCCGGCCACTTCCGACGCAGTGCCATTACTGG GTACATATTTCAATTGCATAATGTTTATGGTAGCTTCATCCGTTGTGTCAAcgattttaatattaaattatcaTCATCGAAATGCTGATACGCACGAAATGTCCGAATGG ATACGCATCGTATTTCTATGCTGGCTGCCATGGATACTACGAATGAGCCGGCCGGGAAGGCCACTGATCCTGGAGTTCCCGACCACGCCCTGCTCGGACACGTCCTCCGAACGCAAGCATCAGATACTCTCCGATGTTGAGCTGAAAGAGCG CTCATCCAAGTCCCTGCTGGCCAATGTTCTGGACATCGATGATGATTTCCGTCACAATTGTCGCCCCATGACGCCCGGCGGAACACTGCCCCACAACCCAGCTTTCTATCGCACGGTTTATGG ACAAGGCGACGATGGCAGCATTGGACCTATTGGCAGCACCCGAATGCCAGATGCGGTCACCCATCACACGTGCATCAAATCATCAACAGAATATGAACTAGGCTTAATCCTGAAGGAAATTCGCTTTATAACTGATCAG CTACGTAAAGATGACGAGTGCAATGACATTGCCAATGATTGGAAATTTGCAGCTATGGTCGTTGACAGACTGTGCCTTATCATATTCACAATGTTCACAATATTAGCCACAATAGCTGTACTACTATCAGCACCACATATTATTGTCTCGTAG
- the LOC6497106 gene encoding fibrillin-1 — protein MKLIWAVFLLACPALVPALRDNYCERNETVRSMVPVQKQKVIVKQPAKWKIWKKAERITETYDSEEELVTHRLVRECCQGYAKVESGLCEPICSRGCPAHASCAAPERCECIAGYVSAKSHHSGSHYCEPICETGCAAGAQCVSPNTCACRDGYVQQKPAGDGVSGDCVPTCQVGGGCANGRCIDVERCVCNQGYRWDNNDQMCLEISAESVSEELDSTEKSLIEVQSTSYAAIVTECQEDYVLFNGECRERQFNSNEVSCLTSGCGSHQTCLESGICQCSDGYVPQEPTGAGESLTCQRDQTLLDQILGLNEAADDEGDLNPWTIPIIGVASGSLFVLMVVGLLGGRRYRMQRAKAADKELGCQYSQETVEGDHLVL, from the coding sequence ATGAAGCTGATCTGGGCTGTGTTTCTGCTGGCGTGTCCAGCTCTGGTTCCAGCGCTGCGGGACAATTACTgcgaacgaaacgaaacggtGCGGTCCATGGTGCCAGTGCAGAAGCAGAAAGTCATCGTAAAGCAGCCGGCGAAATGGAAGATCTGGAAGAAGGCAGAGCGGATCACCGAGACCTACGACTCGGAGGAGGAGCTGGTGACCCACAGATTGGTTCGTGAGTGCTGCCAGGGCTACGCCAAGGTGGAGTCCGGTCTGTGCGAGCCCATCTGCAGCCGCGGCTGCCCGGCCCACGCCAGCTGCGCCGCTCCGGAACGTTGCGAGTGTATTGCTGGCTACGTCTCGGCCAAGAGCCACCACAGTGGCAGTCACTACTGCGAACCCATCTGTGAGACCGGCTGTGCGGCTGGAGCCCAGTGCGTCTCGCCCAACACCTGCGCCTGCCGCGACGGCTACGTCCAGCAGAAGCCCGCTGGCGATGGCGTCAGTGGCGACTGCGTGCCCACATGCCAGGTGGGCGGTGGCTGCGCCAATGGACGCTGCATCGACGTGGAGCGGTGCGTCTGCAACCAGGGCTATCGGTGGGACAACAACGACCAAATGTGCCTGGAGATAAGTGCCGAGTCCGTCTCTGAGGAACTGGACTCCACCGAGAAGAGCCTAATTGAAGTCCAGTCCACAAGCTATGCGGCCATCGTCACGGAGTGTCAGGAGGACTACGTCCTCTTTAACGGCGAGTGTCGCGAGAGGCAATTTAACAGCAACGAGGTCAGTTGCCTCACATCCGGCTGTGGCTCCCATCAAACCTGCCTCGAATCCGGGATATGTCAGTGCTCGGACGGCTATGTTCCACAGGAACCGACTGGAGCCGGGGAATCGCTCACCTGTCAGCGTGACCAGACATTGCTCGACCAGATTCTTGGCCTCAATGAAGCCGCTGACGATGAGGGCGACCTGAATCCCTGGACCATTCCCATCATAGGGGTTGCCAGCGGGTCTCTGTTTGTCCTGATGGTGGTGGGCTTGCTGGGAGGAAGGCGGTATCGCATGCAACGGGCGAAGGCAGCTGACAAGGAGCTGGGGTGCCAGTACTCCCAGGAGACCGTCGAGGGCGATCACTTGGTCCTGTGA